The sequence below is a genomic window from Nostoc flagelliforme CCNUN1.
AGTTAAGGAAAAATCAGAAAGTCTTTACTATCAGCGAATAGGAGAATTACTCAGTTTAATGACATGTATCTCATTGGCGATTGCTCTACCAATGACATTCCTATCGGACAAGATAATTATGGTGATGTTTGGAAGTGGATATGCAGAAGCAGGAGCAATATTAGCAGTTCATATTTGGACTTCTTTATTTGTATTTATGGGTCTTGCAACATCACCTTGGTTTATTGCTGAAGGTTTGAACCACGTTTCTTTAGGTAAGACTTTATTTGGGGCCATTCTAAACATTATTCTCAATTTATTACTTATTCCTAAATATGCAGGGCTTGGGGCTGCGATCGCAACAATAATATCTCAAGCTGCTGCGACTTTTCTGTGCAATGCATTTGATTCAAGAACACAAAAGATATTTAAAATTCAGGTGCGATCGCTTATCCCATTTTATAAATATTAATAGTTATTATCTAAGCTTTGAATATCAACAAGGGTATTAGCCAAATTAATCGAAAATGCAAACACCAGTAACTTTTATTATTTTCAAGCGTCCACAAACCACAGAGAAAGTTTTTGAAGCTATTCGCCAAGCCAAGCCAACAAAACTTTTTGTAATTGCAGATGGCCCCCGCACTGATCGCGAAGGTGAAGCAGAAAAGTGTGAAGCAACTCGGGCAATTATTGAAAGAGTTGATTGGGAGTGCGAAGTTATCAAGAATTATTCTAATATCAACTTAGGCTGTGCAAAACGAGTATCTAGTGGTTTAGATTGGGTATTTAATAATGTTGAAGAGACAATTATTTTAGAAGATGATTGTATCCCTCACCCAACATTTTTTAGATTTAGTGAAGAACTGCTAGAAAAATATAGGAACGATACCAGAGTTGCCACAATCTCTGCTCAAAATCTTCAATTCGGACGAAAGCGCACAAATTACAGTTACTATTTTTCTCGCTACAATCACTGCTGGGGTTGGGCAAGTTGGAGGCGTGCTTGGCAACATTATGATTTGACAATCAAACTTTGGAAAGAGG
It includes:
- a CDS encoding glycosyltransferase family 2 protein codes for the protein MQTPVTFIIFKRPQTTEKVFEAIRQAKPTKLFVIADGPRTDREGEAEKCEATRAIIERVDWECEVIKNYSNINLGCAKRVSSGLDWVFNNVEETIILEDDCIPHPTFFRFSEELLEKYRNDTRVATISAQNLQFGRKRTNYSYYFSRYNHCWGWASWRRAWQHYDLTIKLWKEVQAENLLRDILVDPKAVSYWRRIFQSVYNNPTGITWDYQWTFSCWIQGSLSIIPNVNLISNVGVGADATHFTSNQEFSFINMSMQAMEFPLKHPPFIVRNLEADNFTQKTVYKATALDIFKEEVKKRLNYLAMKK